From Candidatus Rubrimentiphilum sp., one genomic window encodes:
- a CDS encoding lipid-A-disaccharide synthase-related protein, producing the protein MNVLFVSNGHGETAIAARIASQLRQLMPAIRCDHLALVGDAWQLDSLQEVGPRRAMPSGGLIAMGNLGNIARDLGAGLAGLTIAQWRFLRSVRGEYSVIVAVGDVLALVMALQARARATVFVGTAKSVHVASYGRFERSIIRKAQAVFVRDAATAQDLQSSGIAAVPANVIADLGDRGKAAQLPGNGATQLAIFPGSRDSAYEDARFLLAVVRRVAQDDPNVRAVLSIAPALQAERFAELLRADGWRVERRDDPHVPFAAFDDGRELVTTWTGPGEAMLSAAQLVLGQAGTANEAAAAAGIPVIAFVPSRERKKWYRRRQAQLLGDALLIVPRDVVEGARAAGDLLRDPQRRKEMAQAGRERMGPPGAARTIAERIVQLCA; encoded by the coding sequence ATGAACGTTTTGTTCGTTTCAAACGGCCACGGCGAAACGGCGATCGCCGCGCGCATCGCGTCGCAGCTGCGGCAACTCATGCCGGCAATCCGATGCGATCATCTTGCGCTCGTCGGCGATGCGTGGCAGCTCGATTCCCTTCAGGAGGTCGGTCCGCGACGTGCGATGCCCAGCGGCGGTTTGATTGCGATGGGAAATCTGGGCAACATCGCGCGGGACCTCGGCGCGGGGTTAGCCGGCTTGACGATCGCGCAGTGGCGGTTCTTGCGTTCGGTGCGTGGAGAATACTCGGTGATCGTTGCCGTCGGCGACGTGCTGGCGCTGGTGATGGCGTTGCAAGCCCGCGCGCGCGCGACGGTTTTTGTCGGCACGGCCAAGAGCGTGCACGTCGCTTCTTACGGACGCTTCGAACGCTCGATCATCCGCAAGGCGCAGGCGGTCTTCGTTCGCGATGCCGCGACCGCGCAGGATTTGCAGTCCTCGGGCATTGCGGCGGTTCCCGCGAATGTCATCGCCGATCTCGGCGATCGCGGCAAGGCGGCGCAGCTGCCCGGTAACGGCGCGACGCAGCTGGCAATCTTTCCGGGAAGCCGCGACTCCGCGTACGAAGACGCGCGCTTTCTCTTGGCCGTCGTCCGGCGCGTCGCGCAGGACGATCCGAACGTGCGAGCAGTCCTCTCGATCGCGCCGGCCTTGCAAGCCGAGCGTTTTGCAGAGTTGCTGCGAGCCGACGGATGGCGCGTCGAGCGGCGAGACGATCCGCACGTGCCGTTCGCCGCGTTCGATGACGGCCGCGAATTGGTGACCACGTGGACGGGGCCGGGCGAGGCGATGCTTTCCGCCGCGCAACTGGTTCTCGGTCAGGCGGGGACCGCCAACGAAGCTGCGGCCGCTGCCGGAATTCCCGTCATCGCGTTCGTGCCGAGCCGCGAGCGAAAGAAATGGTACCGGCGCCGCCAAGCGCAGCTGCTCGGCGACGCGCTGCTGATCGTGCCGCGTGACGTCGTGGAAGGCGCGCGCGCAGCCGGCGACCTGTTACGCGATCCGCAGCGGCGCAAAGAAATGGCGCAAGCCGGGCGCGAGCGCATGGGTCCGCCCGGTGCGGCGCGCACCATCGCCGAACGGATCGTTCAACTGTGCGCCTAA
- a CDS encoding metallophosphoesterase, with the protein MRIYHTSDLHDHRGIVPRLQSLRQAAPGLLFDCGDSLRGSQTVYHRREPIIAEIDAAGYDAQAIGNREFHYLFGCLRARAAQMHHPLICSNLIDLKGRELPFRRFYTIENAAPGGTPVRVHIAALLVTQYPAGSPWERVFGWRFLDPQTVVREFAQQVPPGDMLVVLSHLGLRRDRELAAANPRIDLLLGGHSHDTLEQPEVVGGVPIVHAGPYGQYVSQSDVEFDLARGRWALSDFALIPLLAAA; encoded by the coding sequence ATGCGTATCTATCACACGTCCGATCTGCACGACCACCGCGGAATCGTTCCGCGCCTGCAGTCGCTGCGTCAAGCCGCGCCGGGCCTGCTCTTCGACTGCGGCGATTCGCTGCGCGGCAGCCAAACGGTGTACCATCGCCGCGAGCCGATCATCGCGGAGATCGACGCCGCCGGTTACGACGCGCAAGCGATCGGCAATCGCGAGTTTCACTACCTCTTCGGCTGTCTGCGCGCGCGCGCGGCGCAGATGCATCATCCGCTGATCTGCAGCAACCTGATCGATCTGAAGGGCAGGGAACTTCCGTTCCGCAGGTTTTATACCATCGAGAATGCCGCGCCGGGCGGCACCCCGGTGCGCGTTCACATCGCGGCGCTGCTGGTCACGCAATATCCGGCGGGCAGTCCATGGGAACGCGTCTTCGGCTGGCGGTTTTTGGATCCGCAGACGGTGGTGCGCGAGTTCGCGCAGCAGGTTCCGCCGGGCGACATGCTCGTCGTCCTTTCGCACTTGGGATTACGGCGCGACCGCGAACTGGCGGCCGCCAATCCGCGCATCGATCTGTTGCTGGGCGGTCACAGCCACGATACGCTCGAGCAGCCCGAAGTCGTCGGCGGCGTGCCGATCGTGCATGCGGGCCCGTACGGCCAATACGTTTCGCAGAGCGACGTCGAGTTCGATCTCGCCCGCGGGCGCTGGGCGCTCTCGGACTTTGCGCTGATACCGCTGCTGGCCGCGGCATGA
- the lpxA gene encoding acyl-ACP--UDP-N-acetylglucosamine O-acyltransferase, which translates to MIHPTAIVHPNANVDRGVEIGPYCIVGENVAIGRGSILQSHVVINGWTTIGEECKIFPFATIGAASQDKKYLGERAYTRVGSRTIVREYVSIQRATGEDQVTSVGDDCLFLAYVHIAHNCVIGNSVTMSNLAQLAGHCVVEDNALIGGMTALHQFTRVGQYAMVGGASRLTRDVPPFFLVAGNPAEPYGLNSVGLRRAEFSPEERSEIKAFYKILYGSKLNLSQAIETMKAQATTDSGRHIIAFLEGESQQGILLK; encoded by the coding sequence GTGATCCATCCGACCGCAATAGTTCACCCGAACGCCAACGTCGACCGCGGCGTGGAGATCGGTCCGTATTGCATCGTCGGCGAAAACGTCGCGATTGGGCGCGGCTCCATCTTGCAGTCGCACGTCGTGATCAACGGCTGGACGACGATCGGTGAAGAGTGCAAGATCTTTCCGTTCGCGACCATCGGAGCTGCATCGCAAGATAAGAAATATCTCGGCGAGCGAGCGTATACGCGCGTCGGCAGCCGGACGATCGTGCGCGAGTACGTCAGCATCCAGCGGGCGACCGGCGAAGATCAGGTGACGTCGGTCGGCGACGACTGTCTGTTTTTGGCGTACGTGCACATCGCGCACAACTGCGTGATCGGCAACAGCGTCACCATGAGCAACCTCGCGCAACTGGCGGGACACTGCGTGGTCGAAGACAACGCGCTGATCGGCGGCATGACGGCGCTGCATCAATTCACGCGTGTCGGTCAATACGCGATGGTCGGCGGCGCCAGCCGGCTCACCCGCGACGTGCCGCCGTTTTTCTTGGTCGCCGGCAATCCCGCGGAGCCGTACGGACTCAACAGCGTGGGTCTGCGCCGCGCCGAGTTCTCGCCCGAGGAACGCTCGGAGATAAAGGCGTTTTATAAGATTCTCTACGGCTCGAAGCTGAATCTGTCGCAAGCGATCGAGACTATGAAGGCCCAAGCCACGACCGATTCGGGCCGCCACATCATCGCATTTCTCGAGGGCGAATCGCAGCAAGGCATCCTCTTAAAGTAG
- the fabZ gene encoding 3-hydroxyacyl-ACP dehydratase FabZ, producing MAELDIRQIMEILPHRYPLLLVDRILELEPGVRARGFKNITNNEPVFTGHFPGNPVLPGVYMIEALAQLGGCVVLEPGEFSRKIPYLAGIDRAKFRRPVVPGDCFMMEATLIKHKRNIGWVQAEGRVGNEFAVSAELMFSISSDPRLLGYDATVLHT from the coding sequence ATGGCCGAACTCGACATCCGGCAAATCATGGAGATCCTGCCGCATCGCTATCCGCTGCTGCTTGTCGACCGCATTTTGGAACTGGAGCCCGGCGTGCGCGCGCGCGGCTTCAAGAACATCACCAACAACGAGCCGGTCTTCACCGGACACTTTCCGGGCAATCCGGTTTTGCCGGGCGTCTACATGATCGAAGCGCTTGCGCAATTGGGCGGGTGCGTGGTGCTCGAGCCCGGCGAGTTCTCGCGTAAGATTCCGTATCTGGCCGGAATCGATCGCGCCAAGTTCCGGCGCCCGGTTGTGCCCGGCGACTGCTTTATGATGGAAGCAACGCTGATCAAGCACAAGCGCAACATCGGCTGGGTGCAAGCCGAAGGCCGCGTCGGCAACGAATTCGCGGTCTCGGCCGAACTGATGTTTTCGATCTCTTCCGACCCGCGGCTGCTCGGCTACGACGCAACCGTATTGCACACTTGA
- the lpxC gene encoding UDP-3-O-acyl-N-acetylglucosamine deacetylase yields MTHYQTTLREPVAFEGVGLHSGAPCRVEIRPAEPDSGLRFVSGGVEIPALAEYVVETARATVVGKDGVTISTVEHVLAALFGMGVANAELRVDGPEIPVTDGSAKIFADGIAAAGITAQRELRERFIPATPAFARDGDRLILVLPAAAFRVKFVADFAPPIGTQYFDGEIGSEAFMQEIAGARTFGYLHEVEGLLKRGLAKGGTLENALVFAPDGPMQPLRWDNEPVRHKVLDLLGDFALLGAWPQCEVVAIKSGHKLHCILTAQLRREISGQAPAAKASS; encoded by the coding sequence GTGACGCATTACCAGACGACGCTCCGTGAACCGGTCGCGTTTGAAGGCGTAGGGTTACACTCCGGCGCGCCGTGCCGCGTCGAGATCCGGCCGGCTGAGCCGGATAGCGGATTGCGATTCGTCAGCGGCGGCGTTGAGATTCCGGCACTCGCCGAATATGTCGTCGAAACCGCGCGCGCCACAGTCGTCGGAAAAGACGGCGTCACAATTTCCACAGTCGAACACGTGCTCGCGGCCCTCTTCGGTATGGGCGTCGCCAACGCGGAACTGCGCGTCGACGGCCCGGAGATTCCCGTGACCGACGGCAGCGCCAAAATCTTCGCCGACGGTATCGCCGCCGCCGGCATTACCGCGCAACGCGAACTACGCGAACGTTTCATTCCGGCGACGCCGGCATTTGCGCGCGACGGCGACCGGCTGATCCTCGTCTTACCGGCGGCCGCGTTTCGCGTGAAATTCGTCGCCGACTTCGCACCGCCGATCGGCACGCAGTACTTTGACGGTGAGATCGGCAGCGAGGCGTTCATGCAAGAGATCGCGGGCGCGCGCACGTTCGGCTATCTGCACGAAGTGGAAGGGTTGCTCAAGCGCGGTCTCGCGAAAGGCGGGACGCTAGAAAATGCTCTGGTCTTTGCACCGGACGGCCCGATGCAGCCGCTGCGTTGGGACAACGAACCTGTGCGCCACAAGGTGCTCGATTTGCTCGGCGACTTTGCGCTGCTGGGCGCCTGGCCGCAGTGCGAAGTCGTTGCGATCAAGAGCGGCCACAAACTCCATTGCATCTTAACCGCGCAGCTGCGCCGCGAGATCAGCGGTCAGGCGCCGGCCGCAAAGGCGAGCTCCTGA
- the lpxD gene encoding UDP-3-O-(3-hydroxymyristoyl)glucosamine N-acyltransferase, translating to MLGTLGQLAQRVGGRAIGDDTLAVGRITAIDDGDADALTFATTPAYLEAALKSRAGAVLVDEALLSPERQKNPEKPLIAVASARAALAALLQAFERPRKRGPFHHPSAVVDDRAAVGPDVYIGPGVVVGAGARIGARTVLEAHAYVGNDAAIGADGLLHPHASILDGCVAGDRVILHSGSVIGSDGFGYVFVDGRFEHIPQVGNVVLGDDVEIGANTCVDRAQTGSTQIGDGTKIDNLCQIGHNCRIGKHCGLAAQVGLAGSTILGDYVLVGGQAGFSGHLSVGSRAKIGGGSEVWKDVPEDAFFSGVPGRPHAEQMRREVMIRNLPKLVARVDALEKLRDALPDDAP from the coding sequence GTGCTTGGCACGCTCGGCCAGCTGGCGCAACGGGTCGGCGGCCGCGCAATCGGCGACGACACGTTGGCGGTCGGACGCATCACGGCGATCGACGACGGCGACGCCGACGCGCTGACCTTCGCGACGACGCCGGCGTATCTCGAAGCGGCGCTCAAGTCTCGCGCGGGTGCGGTGCTCGTCGACGAAGCGCTGCTCTCTCCCGAACGGCAGAAGAATCCGGAGAAACCGCTCATCGCGGTTGCGAGCGCGCGCGCAGCGTTGGCGGCGCTGCTGCAAGCTTTCGAACGGCCGCGCAAGCGCGGACCATTTCACCATCCGAGTGCGGTTGTGGACGATCGCGCGGCCGTCGGGCCTGACGTCTACATCGGTCCCGGCGTCGTCGTCGGCGCGGGCGCGCGTATCGGCGCGCGCACCGTGCTCGAAGCGCACGCGTACGTCGGAAACGATGCGGCGATCGGCGCCGACGGGCTGCTGCATCCGCACGCCTCCATTCTCGACGGCTGCGTTGCGGGCGATCGCGTTATCTTGCATTCAGGATCGGTCATCGGCAGCGACGGTTTCGGCTACGTGTTCGTCGACGGGCGTTTCGAACATATTCCGCAGGTCGGCAACGTCGTGCTCGGCGACGACGTCGAGATCGGCGCGAACACGTGCGTCGATCGCGCGCAGACCGGCAGCACGCAGATCGGCGACGGCACGAAGATCGACAACCTTTGCCAGATCGGACACAACTGCCGCATCGGAAAACATTGCGGACTTGCGGCGCAGGTAGGTTTAGCTGGCAGCACCATCCTGGGCGATTACGTGCTCGTCGGCGGACAAGCCGGATTCTCGGGGCATCTTAGCGTCGGATCGCGCGCCAAGATCGGCGGCGGCAGCGAGGTTTGGAAAGACGTTCCCGAGGATGCATTCTTCAGCGGCGTTCCGGGACGGCCGCACGCCGAGCAAATGCGCAGAGAGGTCATGATTCGCAACCTGCCTAAGCTCGTTGCCCGTGTCGATGCGCTCGAAAAACTCCGTGACGCATTACCAGACGACGCTCCGTGA
- a CDS encoding OmpH family outer membrane protein, which translates to MKSKATFLWAAAALAVMLAAPAALAADLTDVGYLDQAAVGALPEFQRANAQVLQYKNQLDPQFAAAMKRARNDADKQRISGEFQQKFLDKQRQVLGPLFARAQTAIAQVASNLHLSVVVDKRIVVYGGQNITKSVVDLVNGPGPVVPPASTPPPASIGFVDQSQIDQLPKIKAANDNFLKFASDARQSALQKMQAAKNNQQQQQQIFQAYQKSLTDEQNRTLKPLVDQTRSAMASVAQGKHLILVIDRADIIYGGTDITSDVQNALK; encoded by the coding sequence ATGAAGAGTAAAGCAACGTTCTTGTGGGCAGCAGCCGCGTTGGCGGTGATGCTTGCCGCTCCGGCCGCACTGGCGGCCGACCTCACCGACGTCGGCTATCTGGATCAAGCCGCAGTCGGAGCGCTTCCGGAGTTCCAGCGCGCCAACGCGCAAGTGCTGCAGTATAAGAATCAACTCGACCCGCAGTTCGCCGCGGCGATGAAGCGGGCGCGCAACGACGCGGACAAGCAGCGGATCTCAGGCGAATTCCAGCAGAAGTTCCTGGACAAGCAGCGCCAAGTGCTGGGACCGCTTTTCGCGCGCGCGCAAACCGCGATCGCGCAAGTCGCGTCCAACCTGCACCTGTCCGTTGTGGTGGACAAACGCATCGTCGTCTATGGCGGGCAGAACATCACCAAGAGCGTGGTCGATCTCGTCAACGGCCCGGGACCGGTCGTGCCGCCCGCGAGCACACCGCCGCCGGCGAGCATCGGATTCGTCGATCAGTCGCAAATCGATCAACTGCCGAAGATCAAAGCGGCCAACGACAACTTCTTGAAGTTTGCCAGCGATGCGCGCCAAAGCGCCTTGCAAAAAATGCAGGCCGCCAAGAACAATCAGCAGCAACAGCAGCAGATCTTTCAGGCGTATCAGAAATCCCTTACCGACGAGCAGAATCGCACGCTGAAGCCGCTGGTGGACCAAACGCGCAGCGCGATGGCGAGCGTCGCGCAAGGGAAGCATCTGATTCTCGTGATCGACCGGGCAGACATCATTTACGGCGGAACGGACATCACTTCCGATGTCCAAAATGCGCTCAAGTAA
- a CDS encoding POTRA domain-containing protein gives MTSSLWGARGVLHRCAGIVLTLATIASLLTPTPAISATAPTIVSVDVSGNAHVPTATIMNVIAAKPGQPYDPRVVQADLQRIFALGYFSDQAAPLIRQRPNGIAITYRVIENPVITKITFDGNTHVPADTLLALMDTSVGQVLNTNTLRQDFLKINSYYDRIGYAGQLPSHVTNLNIDAPTGAVTLDIKEGLTINKVIIGGDPVLPNSLILPALNVKPGVEYSDALRDKDYQALQTLYQDKFNLILGGFEGGIDATSIDPKAGTADVKYDIYVARVGLVQITGNTKTKDQVIRRQLALQPGMIVTKAGVQRDLERLNNTQFFSKVDINPKQCPDEMSKKDPGCVVLDWVVTEQKTAQASIGAGYSGGITGQGLYGTIGYTDNNLHGTGNGASFQFERGARSYVTQASVTIPYVGGTPKSQRYSFGATIFANGYTYFYPVYTTAVGNAANGDPNAPIPVTLLPSSNSAAVTGVVATSTAKTAGASIQVGRRMTDSILAQIGLNVENVTNSTTVPAPFFFNSNQPNIIIGPTPGPLSNLTSNTGSFGITATSIANINTGQPYRLNSVTFSVQTIPAATLDDIFNPRRGGNVSFSETVSTPSIGSNFQFTQGILDATKFFPILKDSTLGLHGQLRASTGAIPPSALFTFSDQNLRGYDSVFYGTDTMLGQIELRKPLTADRKFGIAVFGDVGGWRVRGAAPLLDPYTNRIIGYPGNWSYRGDIGIGFRFDVPQLGLHTIRIDFAKGSNGNHTSFGIGQSF, from the coding sequence ATGACCTCGAGCCTCTGGGGTGCGCGCGGCGTTCTCCACCGGTGTGCCGGCATCGTCCTCACACTTGCCACCATAGCTTCGCTGCTGACGCCTACCCCCGCGATCTCGGCCACGGCGCCGACGATTGTTTCGGTCGATGTTTCCGGTAACGCGCACGTGCCCACCGCGACGATCATGAACGTGATCGCCGCCAAGCCCGGCCAGCCTTACGATCCGAGGGTCGTGCAGGCCGACCTGCAGCGCATCTTCGCGCTCGGCTATTTTTCGGACCAAGCCGCGCCGCTGATCCGCCAGCGTCCCAACGGCATCGCGATCACCTATCGCGTGATCGAAAACCCGGTCATCACGAAGATCACGTTTGACGGCAACACGCACGTGCCGGCGGACACGCTGCTGGCGCTGATGGATACGTCCGTCGGCCAAGTGCTCAACACCAACACGCTGCGGCAAGACTTTCTGAAGATCAATTCTTACTACGACCGGATCGGGTACGCCGGTCAGCTGCCCTCGCACGTCACCAACCTGAACATCGACGCGCCGACGGGCGCCGTCACGCTGGACATCAAGGAAGGCTTGACGATCAATAAGGTCATCATAGGCGGCGATCCGGTGCTGCCCAACAGCTTGATTCTGCCGGCGCTCAACGTAAAACCCGGCGTGGAATACTCCGACGCTTTGCGCGACAAGGATTATCAAGCGCTGCAGACGCTCTACCAGGACAAGTTCAACTTGATCCTCGGCGGATTCGAAGGCGGCATCGACGCCACGTCGATCGATCCTAAAGCGGGCACGGCCGACGTGAAGTACGACATCTACGTCGCCCGCGTGGGTCTGGTGCAAATCACGGGCAACACGAAGACGAAGGATCAAGTGATCCGCCGTCAGCTCGCGTTGCAGCCGGGCATGATCGTCACCAAGGCCGGCGTGCAGCGCGACCTCGAGCGGCTGAACAACACGCAGTTCTTTTCAAAGGTAGACATCAATCCGAAACAGTGCCCGGACGAGATGTCGAAAAAAGATCCGGGCTGCGTCGTCCTGGACTGGGTCGTGACCGAGCAGAAGACCGCGCAAGCCTCAATCGGCGCCGGCTACTCGGGCGGCATCACCGGTCAGGGCCTCTACGGCACGATCGGTTACACCGACAATAATCTGCACGGCACCGGCAACGGCGCCAGCTTCCAATTCGAACGCGGCGCGCGCAGCTACGTCACGCAGGCCTCGGTAACGATTCCGTATGTCGGCGGCACGCCCAAGTCGCAGCGGTACAGCTTCGGAGCGACGATCTTCGCCAACGGCTACACCTATTTTTATCCGGTCTATACGACGGCGGTCGGCAACGCCGCCAACGGCGACCCGAACGCACCGATCCCGGTCACGCTGCTGCCGAGCAGCAACTCCGCCGCAGTCACCGGCGTGGTCGCCACCAGCACGGCGAAAACCGCCGGCGCGTCGATTCAGGTCGGACGGCGGATGACCGACTCGATTCTCGCGCAGATCGGCCTGAACGTTGAAAACGTCACCAACAGCACGACCGTGCCTGCGCCGTTTTTCTTCAACTCGAATCAGCCCAACATCATCATCGGCCCGACGCCCGGACCGCTGAGCAATCTCACCAGCAATACCGGCAGCTTCGGCATTACCGCGACGTCGATCGCCAACATCAACACGGGACAGCCGTACCGGCTGAACTCGGTGACGTTCTCCGTTCAAACGATTCCGGCGGCGACGCTGGACGACATTTTCAATCCGCGCCGCGGCGGCAACGTCTCGTTCAGCGAGACGGTTTCGACGCCGTCGATCGGGTCGAACTTCCAGTTCACGCAAGGCATCCTGGACGCTACGAAGTTCTTCCCGATCCTCAAAGACTCGACGCTGGGTCTGCACGGACAGCTGCGAGCTTCGACCGGAGCGATTCCGCCAAGCGCGCTCTTCACGTTCTCCGATCAGAACTTGCGCGGTTACGATAGTGTCTTTTACGGTACGGATACGATGCTCGGGCAGATCGAGCTGCGCAAACCGTTGACCGCCGATCGGAAGTTCGGCATTGCGGTCTTCGGCGACGTGGGCGGCTGGCGCGTGCGCGGCGCGGCGCCGTTGCTGGATCCGTACACCAACAGAATCATCGGTTACCCCGGGAACTGGTCCTACCGCGGCGACATCGGCATCGGGTTTCGCTTCGACGTGCCCCAACTGGGCCTACACACGATCCGGATCGACTTTGCAAAAGGTTCGAACGGCAATCATACCAGCTTCGGCATCGGCCAAAGCTTTTAG